The proteins below are encoded in one region of Micromonospora pisi:
- a CDS encoding MmpS family transport accessory protein produces the protein MTEPAPPQPPTEPAPTTDPAADPTTDPAADPAADPAAEASRAAEATPAPLAELSPWARPSSPTYLPAPIEHQATAAPTTPPVPWPGPPEPVRRRAGAGLVAVLAALLCGVVGVAGTLLVHHQRDVDDRRTASAPLPSGQGGGPLAPDTAQPPDVGPTGVTGTRVTYQVSGDEPVQINYLEYPNFPRQVDTTFLPWQVEFAMPDPGVVTVLATRASTEPGEITCRITVDGEEVVSNQASGAYATATCAALTID, from the coding sequence ATGACCGAACCGGCACCACCGCAGCCGCCCACCGAACCCGCCCCCACCACCGATCCCGCCGCCGATCCCACCACCGATCCCGCCGCCGATCCCGCCGCCGATCCCGCCGCCGAAGCCTCCCGCGCCGCCGAGGCCACTCCGGCACCGCTGGCCGAGCTGTCGCCGTGGGCGCGGCCGTCGTCGCCGACCTACCTGCCCGCCCCGATCGAGCACCAGGCCACCGCTGCGCCGACCACTCCCCCGGTGCCCTGGCCGGGCCCGCCCGAACCCGTACGCCGACGCGCCGGCGCTGGCCTCGTTGCCGTACTCGCGGCGCTGCTCTGTGGCGTTGTCGGGGTGGCCGGGACACTTCTGGTCCACCACCAACGCGACGTGGACGACCGGCGCACCGCGTCCGCCCCGCTGCCGAGCGGGCAGGGCGGCGGTCCGCTCGCGCCGGACACCGCCCAACCGCCGGACGTCGGACCGACCGGGGTCACCGGTACCCGGGTGACGTACCAGGTCAGCGGGGACGAGCCGGTCCAGATCAACTATCTGGAGTACCCGAACTTCCCCCGCCAGGTCGACACCACCTTCCTGCCGTGGCAGGTGGAGTTCGCCATGCCCGATCCGGGGGTGGTGACCGTCCTCGCGACCCGGGCCAGCACCGAACCGGGAGAGATCACCTGTCGGATCACGGTGGACGGCGAGGAGGTGGTGAGCAACCAGGCCAGCGGGGCGTACGCGACCGCGACCTGCGCCGCGCTGACCATCGACTGA